The DNA sequence CTTCGAGCCTGCCTCAATGGCGTCTGCAATGTCTTCGTCATCCGTATAGAATGGCGCCAGGTCCGGTCCGAGCGCCACGCGTGCGGCCCCTGTCAGGGTCGCGAAATCGATCAACAGGTCCGGTTTCTCCTCGCAGGCCCGGGCAATCGCATCCGCCAGGATCAGGCGGCCTTCAGCATCGGTATTGTCGATCTCGACGGTCAGGCCCTTGCGGCTGGACAGCACGTCCCCCGGACGGAAGGCATTGCCGGCCACGGCATTTTCCACCGACGGGACATAGAGTTTCAGATGCACCGGCAGGTTCGCGCTCATGATCAGCTGCGCCAGGGCAATCACATGGGCCGAGCCGCCCATATCCTTCTTCATGATTCGCATGCCGGACCCCGGCTTGATGTCGAGCCCGCCGGAATCGAAGGTGACCCCCTTGCCCACCAGCGCCAGTTTGGGATGGGAAGGGTCGCCCCATTCGAGTTCCATGAAGCGCGGCTCATAAACCGCCGCGCGGCCGACCGCGTGCACCATCGGATAGTTCTGCTCCAGAAGCGCATCCCCGATAATGGTGGTCAGCGTTGCGCCAAACCGTTCCGCCATGTTGGAAATGGTCGCCTGAATGTCCTGGGGTCCCATATCGGCAGCGGGTGTGTTCACCAGGTCCCGCAGCAGGGTGCACGCATCCGCCTCCCGGCTCAGCGCGTCGGCATCCTGCCCTTCGGGGAGAAGCAATTGCGGTGGCGCAGCCTTGTCCTTGAGATAGCGATCGAACTGGTAGGCGCCGTCGGCCCATCCGGCTGCGATCTGGTCGAAGCGCAGCCCCCCTGAAGCGAGGACGCGGTAGGTCCCCTTCGGCAGCTTGGCAGACAGGCCTGCGACGGCCAGGGCGTCCTTGCCCTTGCCGAGGCCGTACAGGACCCGGGCAAGATCACCCTTGTCGCCGGGCACCAGCACGATCTGACCTGCCGCACCGGTGAAATCCTGCCCCTCGGCAATGGATCGGGCAGAGGGGAACGGATCGTTCTCCAACAGTTTGAACTCGGCGGCAGTGTAGAGGAAGACGTCAACGGCGCCCTTCGGGTCGGCGGTGAAGCTCTTGTGCATGGAAACGGGGCCTTTCACGGCGAAGAGTTAATGGAATCTGGTGAGGCGTTAACTGATCCTTGACGCCCTCAGGTCCAGACTCACTGGCAGTGCACCAGATACAAACCCGGAGCTTTCCGATGTCCAGAGCCAAAACGTCCCTGACTGCGCTGTGTCTGGCGGTTGCCGCATGCGCCTCCGCGCCGGATCCGGAACAGGAAGCACAGGCAGAACTTGCCCGCGCCATTGAAGATGCGATGAAACCGGCCACGCCGGAAGAGATCGAGGCGGCGAACAATTCCGATCCGCTCACCAAGGCCAATTTCTGGTCCAATGAGTACAACAAGAATCCGAAAGATCTCGATACGGCCATGACC is a window from the Hyphomonas sp. genome containing:
- a CDS encoding M17 family metallopeptidase yields the protein MKGPVSMHKSFTADPKGAVDVFLYTAAEFKLLENDPFPSARSIAEGQDFTGAAGQIVLVPGDKGDLARVLYGLGKGKDALAVAGLSAKLPKGTYRVLASGGLRFDQIAAGWADGAYQFDRYLKDKAAPPQLLLPEGQDADALSREADACTLLRDLVNTPAADMGPQDIQATISNMAERFGATLTTIIGDALLEQNYPMVHAVGRAAVYEPRFMELEWGDPSHPKLALVGKGVTFDSGGLDIKPGSGMRIMKKDMGGSAHVIALAQLIMSANLPVHLKLYVPSVENAVAGNAFRPGDVLSSRKGLTVEIDNTDAEGRLILADAIARACEEKPDLLIDFATLTGAARVALGPDLAPFYTDDEDIADAIEAGSKASGDPVWRMPLWDPYLADLKSPIADLVNSGGRFAGSITAALFLKQFVDVPSWMHFDVWAWRLGKYGRPEGAAPCGLRAAWSMLHTRFGED